Proteins found in one Brachypodium distachyon strain Bd21 chromosome 5, Brachypodium_distachyon_v3.0, whole genome shotgun sequence genomic segment:
- the LOC100823959 gene encoding uncharacterized protein LOC100823959: protein MEMIKRSEKQVGGQYKILSTGRERKDLVDSLRRHREMLRRETTLLKSQIKSRRLAKIAENKRLAGIAIARKERSEKIAKKRERALKYLKEKEQGNVRSAEIDGIIEKARKYLIENPTLISRHVSGKEYLADQGSIDPSNSCSSFEKQSMSSQVSSISELMSEVSVQRGMASSKIKPASKSVSNLEQVYLPLGVWEEEELRNCINSILHDLEELGYQMLSVPYIMREVSVPISLYKANQLVEVTSKLMRITKDFVEVTEGGDKEETEFITELVESQFMQISKDYIKLPASYEFIVDDDDDDDDDEEEEEEETEVDEKTFADLRVAWESTWGSKFGRCGGFVDTTTLSPMHFTHCTPGRIPSSSVTGVALQIYSIKIVEIRGNLNWPLYVYGVVAARDTVDRNRNLLFCRPKAKCQKLTLEDPFLCLTGPSRAIVAFDPVDFEFELKIKDGTEDGTVLISHMLHYFGIGCTTFFHDRLCTAEMSLELVETTVQGTILGVHVVEGVWPFEFGSRVVCSSSSHKEDGAIDSQGKSRQVVLLDSYGEKMHVGSNGYLNPSRHVVSVKLQESLKVVVQAYSLSGSIGAQAHVYFTPKHCNISLATCVIGDSRLEISVAWSGLVWDKMDVSIEGYVGQE from the exons ATGGAGATGATCAAGAGATCCGAAAAGCAGGTGGGAGGGCAATACAAAATCCTGAGCACGGGTcgggagcgcaaagatttagTCGACTCTCTTCGTCGCCACCGTGAGATGTTGAGGAGGGAGACCACGTTGCTGAAGAGCCAGATCAAGTCCCGGAGGTTGGCGAAGATCGCTGAAAATAAGAGATTGGCGGGGATTGCTATCGCTCGAAAGGAGAGATCGGAGAAGATCGCTAAAAAGAGGGAGAGGGCCCTGAAATATCTGAAAGAGAAGGAGCAGGGAAATGTGAGGTCGGCGGAGATCGATGGAATTATTGAGAAGGCCCGGAAATATCTGATTGAGAATCCGACTTTGATAAGTAGGCATGTCAGTGGAAAGGAGTATTTGGCCGACCAGGGGAGCATAGATCCGTCTAACTCTTGTAGTAGTTTCGAGAAGCAGAGTATGAGCTCCCAAGTCAGTTCAATCTCCGAGCTGATGTCCGAGGTGTCTGTCCAGAGGGGGATGGCCTCGAGCAAAATCAAACCAGCCTCCAAATCTGTGTCCAACTTGGAGCAGGTATATTTGCCCTTGGGTGTttgggaagaggaagagctcAGGAACTGCATCAATTCTATCTTGCATGACCTGGAGGAGTTGGGGTACCAGATGCTTTCTGTGCCATATATTATGAGGGAAGTCAGCGTTCCCATCTCCTTGTACAAGGCAAACCAGTTGGTTGAAGTGACATCGAAGTTAATGCGGATCACCAAGGATTTCGTGGAAGTTACCGAAGGGGGTGATAAGGAGGAGACTGAATTCATAACCGAGCTGGTTGAGTCCCAATTCATGCAGATCTCTAAAGATTACATAAAACTTCCTGCCAGTTATGAGTTCAtagttgatgatgatgatgatgatgatgatgatgaggaggaggaggaggaggagactgAAGTGGATGAGAAAACTTTTGCTGATCTGCGTGTTGCCTGGGAATCTACATGGGGCAGCAAGTTTGGGCGGTGTGGTGGCTTCGTAGATACAA CCACATTGAGTCCTATGCACTTTACACACTGCACACCTGGACGTATCCCATCGTCTTCTGTCACTGGGGTTGCCTTGCAGATCTACTCCATCAAAATTGTTGAAATAAGAGGCAACTTGAACTGGCCACTCTATGTGTATGGTGTGGTTGCTGCCCGAGACACTGTTGATCGCAACCGCAATCTTCTGTTCTGCCGGCCAAAGGCTAAATGTCAAAAACTCACCCTAGAG GATCCTTTTTTGTGCTTGACTGGCCCATCTCGTGCAATAGTGGCTTTTGACCCTGTTGATTTTGAATTCGAACTAAAAATAAAGGATGGGACAGAGGACGGGACTGTATTGATCAGTCATATGTTGCATTACTTCGGTATTGGTTGTACCACTTTCTTCCACGACCGCCTTTGCACAGCAGAGATGAGCCTTGAGCTAGTTGAGACAACGGTCCAAGGCACTATCTTGGGTGTTCATGTTGTTGAAGGGGTATGGCCTTTTGAATTTGGAAGTCGAGTTGTTTGCTCCTCATCATCACATAAGGAAGATGGAGCCATTGATAGCCAAGGCAAATCTAGGCAAGTTGTGTTGCTTGATTCTTATGGTGAGAAAATGCATGTAGGATCAAATGGTTACCTTAATCCATCAAGGCATGTTGTTTCGGTAAAGTTACAAGAAAGTCTGAAAGTTGTGGTACAAGCCTACTCGCTGTCTGGTAGTATTGGTGCCCAAGCTCATGTCTACTTCACTCCCAAACATTGCAACATCAGTCTGGCTACTTGTGTCATTGGCGACTCTAGGTTGGAGATTAGTGTTGCTTGGTCTGGCCTTGTCTGGGACAAGATGGATGTTTCAATAGAGGGATATGTTGGCCAGGAGTGA